The genomic window CTTTTAGCGGCTACCACAAACGGCCTTCTATCGGGCAACCAAACTTTCGGAATTACTACCGGAACTTTGGGATGCGCTACTGATGGATTGGTCCATAAAGAAAAAGTTCAGGAAGTATTTGTTTCCCTCAATTTCAATTCTTTGGAAGCTGAAATGGCACAAGGAAAAGGGGAAAAATTAGAAGCACTTTCAGGACTTCTAGGCTGTTCCACAAACGGAACCGCTCAATTGGGAGAATACACTAAATCCAATTTTGATGTACTGTATACTCAAGAAACCACTCCTTCTTCTTTACTTAGCGCGGTAAAAGACGGAATCAGAAAAGACGCGGCACTCTCTAAGAGCTGCAAAATTTAAGGAGATAACTCATGAAAAGAATATTAGCAGTATCTCTATTTTTCGCTCTAGTAGCTTCTCCACTCTATGTGGCTTCCGCTAAACACGGTGCTGCTGGATGCGGTTTAGGTTCTATCGTAATCACTGAGAACAAAAAAGTTCATCAAGTGATTGCAGCTACCGTAAACGGAACTCTTGGAAACCAAACGTTCGGAATTTCAACAGGAACTTTGGGATGTGAGACCAGCGGCTTTACTCAAAAGCAAGCGGAACAACAGATCTTTGTTCACATGAACTTCCAATCTTTGGAGCAAGAATTTGCTAAAGGTTCCGGAGAGAAAATGGAAGCTTTCGCTTCCTTGATGGGTTGTTCCGATATGGGAACTTTCGGAAAAATAGGAAAAGAGAAATTTTCCGCACTTTTCGACCAAAACTCTCCTGACTCCTTCTTGGAAAAAATGAGATTCGAAGTAGCAAACAACTCCGCTTTAGTCGGAAGTTGCAAAATCTGATC from Leptospira neocaledonica includes these protein-coding regions:
- a CDS encoding DUF3015 family protein — its product is MKKELLSIGLVGLLCLSSGISVTAADYGVAGCGLGSLIFKENKGGQQLLAATTNGLLSGNQTFGITTGTLGCATDGLVHKEKVQEVFVSLNFNSLEAEMAQGKGEKLEALSGLLGCSTNGTAQLGEYTKSNFDVLYTQETTPSSLLSAVKDGIRKDAALSKSCKI
- a CDS encoding DUF3015 family protein — translated: MKRILAVSLFFALVASPLYVASAKHGAAGCGLGSIVITENKKVHQVIAATVNGTLGNQTFGISTGTLGCETSGFTQKQAEQQIFVHMNFQSLEQEFAKGSGEKMEAFASLMGCSDMGTFGKIGKEKFSALFDQNSPDSFLEKMRFEVANNSALVGSCKI